The proteins below come from a single Treponema phagedenis genomic window:
- a CDS encoding leucine-rich repeat domain-containing protein — protein sequence MKQRLLLLFTAAMVCAVIMGCRFSAGTSAEYSKDKQGTQQSDTKPNQGQQSGQSQQGGGQGQQDERFEVQDGKLVKYTGTDEHVVIPESVKVIGKEVFSANTTIKTVQLPTGLLKIEDDAFLYSTLTKVTIPANVTEIGSFAFMGTKLTELKFEAGSKITKLPKNMCEICTDLTTVELPTGLQSIGSSAFSGCEKLSQITFPDTVHTIETNAFRETALTRVVLPANLQKLEQQAFYLNKELTEVVASTTVVQQDWKEIPENDNGISALCFCDNQKLQTIKFPDRLKTMSEGCLLGAVHLKDVTLPASIASISEGIIDLSSITDKVTVHVKNREPSQISINTYAFRNFDGTHKDKLFIHVPNGTSETFKKAAGWSTYQERISEESN from the coding sequence ATGAAACAGCGTTTATTACTATTATTTACGGCAGCAATGGTGTGTGCTGTAATTATGGGCTGTCGCTTCTCTGCGGGAACTTCAGCGGAATATTCAAAGGATAAACAGGGTACCCAGCAATCCGACACAAAGCCGAATCAAGGTCAGCAGAGCGGTCAGTCCCAACAGGGAGGCGGGCAAGGTCAGCAAGATGAGCGGTTTGAGGTACAAGACGGTAAACTGGTAAAATACACTGGTACTGATGAGCATGTCGTGATTCCCGAATCGGTGAAAGTTATTGGAAAAGAAGTTTTTTCAGCTAATACAACAATAAAAACAGTTCAGCTGCCTACCGGATTACTTAAAATTGAGGACGATGCATTTCTCTATTCCACGCTTACCAAGGTTACTATTCCTGCAAATGTTACGGAAATCGGGAGCTTTGCGTTTATGGGCACCAAGTTAACCGAACTTAAGTTTGAAGCGGGGTCAAAAATTACAAAATTACCAAAGAACATGTGTGAAATATGTACGGATCTTACAACAGTCGAGTTGCCGACTGGCTTACAGTCGATAGGCTCGAGTGCTTTTTCAGGATGTGAAAAACTTTCACAAATTACGTTTCCCGATACGGTACATACTATCGAAACAAATGCTTTCCGTGAAACGGCACTTACGCGTGTTGTCCTACCTGCGAATTTGCAAAAACTGGAACAACAAGCTTTTTACTTGAATAAAGAACTTACTGAAGTTGTTGCGTCAACTACGGTAGTGCAACAAGACTGGAAAGAAATTCCGGAAAATGATAATGGTATTTCTGCGCTTTGTTTTTGTGATAATCAAAAGTTACAGACGATAAAGTTTCCGGACCGTTTGAAAACCATGTCTGAGGGGTGTTTACTTGGTGCGGTACATTTAAAAGATGTTACATTACCAGCCTCTATCGCTTCCATTAGTGAGGGCATTATAGACCTAAGCAGCATAACAGATAAGGTTACCGTACATGTAAAGAATAGGGAACCATCACAGATAAGCATAAATACGTATGCTTTTAGAAATTTCGATGGAACACATAAAGACAAGTTATTTATCCACGTACCGAATGGAACAAGTGAAACTTTCAAAAAGGCGGCGGGCTGGAGTACCTATCAAGAAAGGATTTCAGAAGAAAGTAACTAA
- a CDS encoding DNA-methyltransferase, with protein sequence MSKSGTETSSFGVSGRINHDSSKFYDSKLYKELEKKEQIISDIENPFPKELLDSIILGSCQNMNKIPDNSLHLMITSPPYNVSKEYDDDLSLEEYLKLLENAFSETYRVLVNGGRACINIANLGRKPYIPLSDYISKMMIDIGFNMRGEIIWNKAASASPSTAWGSWQSASNPTLRDVHEYILVFSKGDYKRPRLQKENTIQREEFMEWTKSIWTMNAESAKRVGHPAPFPIELPYRLIQLYSFKNDIVLDPFMGSGTTAIGALKSQRHYIGYEINNDYINLANERIYPYKVDSQLFA encoded by the coding sequence ATGAGTAAATCCGGTACTGAAACTAGCAGCTTTGGAGTTAGCGGAAGAATAAATCATGATTCCAGTAAATTTTACGATTCAAAATTATATAAAGAATTAGAAAAAAAAGAACAAATTATTTCTGATATTGAAAATCCTTTTCCGAAAGAATTACTTGATTCAATTATATTAGGCTCGTGTCAAAATATGAATAAAATACCTGATAATTCTTTGCATTTAATGATAACATCTCCTCCCTACAATGTATCAAAAGAATATGATGATGATTTATCGTTAGAAGAGTATTTGAAACTTCTTGAGAATGCTTTTTCTGAAACATATCGGGTGCTTGTAAATGGCGGAAGAGCTTGTATAAATATTGCAAATTTAGGGCGCAAACCGTATATTCCATTATCAGATTATATTTCAAAAATGATGATAGATATAGGTTTTAATATGCGAGGAGAAATTATCTGGAATAAGGCGGCAAGTGCCAGTCCTTCAACAGCGTGGGGCAGTTGGCAAAGTGCATCAAACCCTACATTAAGAGATGTTCACGAATATATATTAGTTTTTTCAAAAGGAGATTATAAACGCCCACGGTTACAAAAAGAAAACACCATACAGCGTGAAGAATTTATGGAATGGACAAAGTCAATTTGGACAATGAATGCTGAAAGTGCAAAGAGGGTGGGACATCCGGCTCCTTTTCCGATCGAATTACCTTATAGATTGATTCAATTATATTCTTTTAAAAATGATATAGTTTTGGATCCTTTTATGGGCAGCGGAACAACTGCTATAGGAGCTTTAAAATCTCAACGGCATTATATAGGGTATGAAATCAATAATGATTATATAAATTTAGCAAATGAAAGGATTTATCCATATAAAGTTGATAGTCAGTTGTTTGCATAG